The Oncorhynchus clarkii lewisi isolate Uvic-CL-2024 chromosome 29, UVic_Ocla_1.0, whole genome shotgun sequence genome contains a region encoding:
- the LOC139388313 gene encoding tubulin polyglutamylase TTLL11 isoform X2: protein MIEMLRKINLTRAVRTMQELFPEEYNFYPRSWILPEEYQLFSTQISLAKDGDVSQKPTFIIKPDGGSQGDGIYLIRDPGDLRVIAGSHTKQSVVQEYIHKPLLIDKLKFDIRLYVLVKSLEPLEIYIAKEGLSRFCTEPYQEPNQKNLSHVFMHLTNYSLNVQSGNFVHSDSLSSGSKRTFSSVLYRLASKGVDIKKVWSDIISLVIKTIIALVPELKVYYQADIPPGKPGPTCFQILGFDILLMKNLKPVLLEVNANPSMRIEHEQEVSPGVFEYVPSPVDEEVKVGVIRDTLRLMDPAQKKSLTSYPEHQQEELLGSPVRGAGEEGRVLPSMCLKQVFPKYTKQFSYLRTVERITALFLRFLGIKGNMRLGPTGFRTFIRNCKLSNSHFSMATVDILYIDVTRRWASMLPGSREAGMGLQAFVEAFFYLAQRRFKSLPLREQVVSLLEVCEAQLENQGRGDPGGALPEDSTSSTRRSVSCGRTQPGRTVHPHHMSTSTPGQALSAPQLCSPSTPRRASSQDYRLHQRLRPTHKGNVEN from the exons ATCAGTCTGGCCAAGGACGGTGACGTGTCCCAGAAGCCCACCTTCATCATCAAGCCGGACGGAGGGTCCCAGGGGGATGGCATCTACCTCATCCGTGACCCCGGCGACCTCAGGGTCATAGCGGGGTCACATACCAAGCAATCCGTGGTCCAGGAGTACATCCACAAGCCCCTGCTCATCGACAAGCTCAAGTTTGACATCCGTCTCTACGTGCTGGTCAAGTCCCTGGAGCCGCTGGAGATCTATATCGCGAAAGAGGGGCTGTCGCGTTTCTGCACCGAGCCATACCAG GAGCCCAATCAGAAGAACCTGAGCCACGTGTTCATGCACCTGACCAACTACTCTCTCAATGTCCAGAGTGGGAACTTTGTCCACTCCGACAGCCTATCGTCGGGCAGCAAGCGCACCTTCTCCAGCGTGCTCTACCGCCTGGCCTCTAAAGGAGTGGACATTAAGAAGGTGTGGTCAGACATCATCTCTCTGGTCATCAAGACGATCATCGCCCTGGTTCCTGAGCTCAAGGTTTACTACCAGGCCGACATACCGCCCGGCAAACCAGGACCCACTTGTTTCCAG atcttGGGATTTGACATCCTCCTGATGAAGAACCTAAAGCCAGTTTTACTGGAGGTCAACGCCAACCCCAGTATGAGAATAGAACACGAGCAGGAA GTGTCCCCGGGGGTGTTTGAGTACGTCCCCAGCCCAGTAGATGAGGAGGTGAAGGTGGGAGTCATTAGGGACACACTTCGTCTCATGGACCCTGCTCAGAAGAAATCACTAac gtcCTACCCAGAGCACCAGCAGGAGGAGCTGTTGGGGTCACCAGTGAGGGGGGCTGGGGAGGAGGGGCGTGTCCTGCCCTCTATGTGTCTGAAGCAGGTGTTCCCTAAGTACACCAAGCAGTTCAGTTACCTGCGGACCGTGGAGCGCATCACTGCCCTCTTCCTGCGCTTCCTGGGCATCAAGGGCAACATGCGCCTGGGGCCCACTGGCTTCAGAACCTTCATCAG gaaCTGTAAACTGAGCAACAGTCACTTCTCCATGGCGACTGTGGATATCCTCTACATCGACGTCACACGACGCTGGGCCAGCATGCTGCCTGGCTCCAGAGAAGCGG GGATGGGTCTGCAGGCATTCGTAGAGGCCTTCTTCTACCTGGCCCAGCGCCGGTTCAAGTCCCTCCCCCTGAGGGAGCAGGTGGTGTCCCTGCTGGAGGTGTGTGAGGCTCAGCTGGAGAACCAGGGAAGAGGGGATCCTGGAGGAGCTCTACCCGAGGACAGCACCTCCTCCACCAGGCGCTCTGTAAGCTGCGGCAGGACCCAGCCAGGCAGGACTGTACACCCCCACCATATGTCAACCTCCACCCCAGGCCAGGCTCTGTCGGCCCCTCAGCTCTGCTCCCCGTCCACCCCGCGCAGGGCCTCGTCCCAAGACTACAGGCTGCATCAGAGACTACGTCCCACACACAAGGGCAATGTAGAGAACTGA